CGGTTACCCAGCTGATTAATAGGTGATTGAAACGAATGAAGTAGAAGAAGAATGGTATGTCGTGAAGGGGCTTAAGCCTCCCATATATGTTGGATTAACTAGGAATAGTAGAAAAAGAATAATTAGCATATTATATATTCTGCTTGCCTTGCTAATAATTTTCATCTTCATAGCTGAATCATCTGGATTATTTATTCAGGGTCTAAGTATGATATTATTGTTTCTGTTAATTTTAGGGCAGGGACTACTATCTTTTCTTCCTACTAGGGGGAAAGTGCTTAGCTTGTCTGATCAGAAATATATTAGAGGATTATTGGAGTCTATAAAGGATTATGTTTCCAAGTGGAGCATTCCCTCCAACAATATCCCTGTTGTAGCAATACTTAGTAATGGGATTTACATGTACATATATTATAGTACTGGCGCTAAGCTATTAATTACGTTTGTAAAACCAACTATGTATCTTAAAATTGTACAAGGCAAACCCACCGTAAAAACTAAGTTTATTAAACAATATAATGGGAAAACATGGAGAAATAAAGGATTAATTATAGGCGTTATAGATGCAGTATTTCCTCATCCCGAAATAAGGGGGATGAATATACATATTAGAGGTAATGCAATAAAGTTATCTACACCAATTGAACACGGGCAGATTCGTGAAATAGTCTCTAATTTCAATAAAATAGTGAGGGGGAGAGGTGATATTTTATGACGGTAATCTTAGTTATTGGAGATACACATATACCTGATAGATCCGATAAGATACCTGATAAACTACTAAAGATTATTGAAGCTGGCAAACCTTGGGATATAGTAGTTTTTACAGGTGATTTCATAGGAGAAAATATTTATAGATGGTTCCTAAGTCTTGGAAAAAAGAAGTATTCCGTAAGGGGAAATATAGATTATTTACCACTGCCTAAAACACAAGTATTTAAAATTAATGATATCACTATAGGCATACATCATGGTGACGGTGTATATCCTAGAGGAGATACTCGAGGATTAACGAGAATAGCGAACCAGCTTAGAGCAGATATATTGTTTACAGGCCATACTCATTCACCATTCATCAAGTATGGTGTAACTAAAAATATATTGTTGATCAATCCAGGATCATTAACTGGTGTTTGGGGAGGCGGCGGAGGATCAATGAAGCCAAGTATGATGATAGTTGAGTTGTTCGATGATAGTTTAAGAATTGAACACTATGAGTTATCAACTGATCATACAAAGTTGTCAATGAGGCAAATAGTAGTGAAGAAAAAGAATAGGGAATGGATATTGTAAATTATTAAAATGATTATTTCTCTTTTTCCACATGATCACTTATTTTTCTAACCTTTAATAATGGACCTTCCTTGCCAACAACAACTATTTTATCTCCCTTATGGATTTCCTCGTCACTAATTGCTTTCCAATATTCTCCTTCAACAATGACGAAGCCGGGATTATTTGGTCCTATATCATCTATTGCTTTGCCAACTGAGCCTTTAGGCACTGTGGTTAGTTTGGGTGGTTGTTTCTTGGCTTTTATTACTTTGTATAATATGAAACCAGTAAATGCTCCAAGACCTATACCTAGAGATATACCTGTCCAGAAAAGCGATGCTTGGTAGCTGGGAGATATAAGCCATCCAGGATTGAGCATTGGGAGCAAAGCTATTGATAAGGCAATCAATATTATACCGGTAAATCCTAAGATTCCGAAGCCAGGGGTGAATAACTCGATGGCCAAGGCTATTGCACCTATTACGAGTAATGCTAGGCTAACAGCATTTATAGAGAATCCTGTACCGATAAGGGATAATATGATTAAACCAATAGCTAGAGGAACGACTAGGTAGTGGCCACTAAGCAACCCAAATATAAGCATTAATACTCCTAATGTTGCCACCAAACTGTTTATTATTGGGTCACTAAGAGTTTTTACAACATAAACCCTTATACTGCCACTATAATGATATAATACCGCACCTTTTGTTCTCAACACATATTCTCTCCCATTATCTAATTTAACCTTCCATCCATCAATCTTATTCATTAAATCATCAATGTTTAATGCAATAACTTCTATTACATGGTATTCTAAGGCTTTTTCAGCTGTTAAATAAAGGTTTTTTCTAACAAATAATTCAGCTGCAGTCTTGTTTCTCCCCCTATCCTCAGCGAGAGTAGTCATTATTCCAACTATCGGATTAATGATTTTTGATTCGTTTATTGGTTTATAGGTCCCTGTTGTTGGATCATAAAGCACTGGTTGTGCCGCACCGATCAATGTTCCCGGCGCCATAGCTGCGACATGTGTGGCGAGCAATATGAGTGTGCCAGCGCTCCAAGCCTGTGCTCCAGCGGGATAAACATATCCTATTATTGGGACATTACTATTCCTAATTAGCTTTATCATATTATTCGCCGAGTCTAGAAGACCTCCCGGAGTATCAAGGATCATTATTAATGGTGCATCTAGTTTTTCGGCCTCACCTAAAGCTTCTTCTAAGAGATATTGTGTACCATAATTTATTTCACCATTTATATTAACAGTTACAATATAATGTGTCTCCTGGGAAAATACAGGCTTAAAACTAACAGTTAATATGGTGAGTAATAAAAATATATAGAATAATTTATTCAACATGTTACTCTTCACTACCACCACTACCACTGGTTTTTCTTGATAAAGCAACAGCTGTACCTAATAATGATGTTTCCGCACCGAGAGTTGAGGGGGATATTACTATCAAGTTCTTCTCCTTAGCAATTTCCAGAAGTGTTTGTAGTTCTCTTAGACGGAGCGCTGCTGGATGTTGTTCAAAAACTTTAGCCGCTTCGCCCAAGATTACTGATGCTTGTTTTTCTCCTTGAGCTTCAATTATTCTTGCGCGTCTCCATCTCTCAGCTTCTGCTTGTCTAGCCATTGCGCGAAGCATTGATTCAGGAAGTCTTACTTGTTTAAGAGTTACAGCTGTTACCTTAATCCCCCATGGATCAGTTACTTCGTCGAGAATTGCTTGTAGCTTCTTATTAATTTCCTCCCTCTTACTGAGGAGATCATCTAGTTCTACCTGTCCAATAATGTCTCTAAGTGTTGTCTGAGCCATCATCATTACGGCATAATGATAATTTTCAACCCTAGTAACAGCTAGAACAGGATCAAATACTCTATAATAAATTACTGCATCAACACCGACAGTTACATTATCCTTGGTTATTATTTGTTGCTCTGGAACATCGATAGTAGTTACCCTCAGATCTACTTTTATAAAATTATCCACGAATGGTATTATAAAGAAGAGCTCTGGCCCCTTAGCTCCTAGAAGTCTTCCAAGTCTGAATATTACTGCTCTCTCATATTCTCTCACTATTTTAATGCTCATTGCCAAGAATATTAGCAGAATAATTACTAGGAACAATATACCTGGCAACATTTCCTCTATTCCGAGGAAATATAGTCCAATATATGGATATGGTAACAAAATACGTTGCACCTCTTCTCTGTCATAGAATTATTTTATTTATAAGCCTACCTATATAGATTTATTTCTATATAGGATTGTATTAAACCTATTTCAGAAAATAATCAACATCTAATTCATTAGTTAGCATATCTAGTAGTTGCAGTATTCTATTCGTTAATTCTTCTGCTTTCTTCCTACTATATTTAAAATGCATTAATTCCTTCAAATTTAATATTTTCTCGTAGAAATGATTTAGTGTATCCTTAAGAGATCTCTTGTGTTGCCATGTATAATGAAAAACTCTGAGAAAACCTATTATGCCTAGAGCATCTAATTTATCTGCATCGCTTAGAATGTATGCTTCAATTGTTTCCGGTTTAATATTGTTTTTTCTAGAATAACTATAACTATGATATAGGATTGTGTTTTTTATTTTATTTATTGCTAATTGATCTACACCATACCATCTAAGTATTCCCTCAGCAAAAATTGCTGAATAATATGCATGAGGCTCTCCAACTACTCTACCAATGTCATGTAAGAGAATGCTTGTTTCCAAAACGAAATCATCAATTTCGCCTCTCAGCTTCTCTTCCTCTATAATTCTTTGAGCCCATTTCTTAACTCTCAATATATGTGGGTATCCATGGCTAAAATCGTCTCCCATTACTTGCTTAGACAAGTTTTGGAGAATGGGTAGGATAGTGGAGTATTTATTGCTCAATTCTTTATTCCCAAACAGCAGGTATTACGATAACATTGTCTTTTGGAGCAACAAGTTTTAGTTCTTGACCAATTGTTGGATACATAGTGTTTGGCAGGTATACTATAAGGCTCGTCTTACCAGTGGATAATCTAACTTCTACTCTATCACCTAAGAACATTACTAAGTCGATTTTTCCAATAATATAGTTATCTGTTGGAACACGTGATTCTGTTATCTTCATAATTTCAGGCCTCATTACAACAGCCACTTTCCTAGGTAGATCCTTATGGGGTGATACACCTAATATATCAGCATCTAGATCTGGAATTCTCACGAGTGCGTACTCATTCTCCCATCCTAAGAATTCACCATATAATATATTGCTTCTACCCAGGAAATCTGCTACGAATAAATTGGTAGGCTTAAAATATACTTCTCTTGGAGCACCATACTGTAGTAGCTTGCCTTTATTCATAACAGCTATTCTATCACTTATACTCATAGCTTCAATTTGATCATGTGTAACATATATTGTTGTAATACCTAGTTTTTTCTGAAGCCTCTTAATCTCTTCTCTCATCTCGATTCTCAGTTTTGCATCTAAGTTGCTTAGAGGCTCATCTAATAATAAAACACGGGGCTCCACCACTAATGCTCTAGCTAATGCAACTCTCTGTTGCTGCCCACCACTTAATTGAAGCGGATAACGGTTTTCAAGTCCTTCAAGCTTAACTAGTTCCAGAGCCCACCTAACTTTTCTCCGAATATCTTCCTCCGATAACCGAAGCTTTCTCCTCCTTATCCTTAAACCATAAGCTACATTATCATATACAGTCATATGCGGCCATAAAGCATAGTTTTGGAAAACCATAGCGGTATTTCTTAGATAGGGTTTAAGAAAAGTTACTTCTTCATCGTCAAAGTATACTTTTCCCTCCTCTGGAACTTCGAATCCCGCAATTATTCTGAGCGTAGTTGTTTTGCCACAACCACTTGGACCGAGCAATGTAAAAAGCTCTCCTGATTCAACCTCG
This is a stretch of genomic DNA from Staphylothermus hellenicus DSM 12710. It encodes these proteins:
- a CDS encoding YfcE family phosphodiesterase gives rise to the protein MTVILVIGDTHIPDRSDKIPDKLLKIIEAGKPWDIVVFTGDFIGENIYRWFLSLGKKKYSVRGNIDYLPLPKTQVFKINDITIGIHHGDGVYPRGDTRGLTRIANQLRADILFTGHTHSPFIKYGVTKNILLINPGSLTGVWGGGGGSMKPSMMIVELFDDSLRIEHYELSTDHTKLSMRQIVVKKKNREWIL
- a CDS encoding NfeD family protein — protein: MLYQEKPVVVVVVKSNMLNKLFYIFLLLTILTVSFKPVFSQETHYIVTVNINGEINYGTQYLLEEALGEAEKLDAPLIMILDTPGGLLDSANNMIKLIRNSNVPIIGYVYPAGAQAWSAGTLILLATHVAAMAPGTLIGAAQPVLYDPTTGTYKPINESKIINPIVGIMTTLAEDRGRNKTAAELFVRKNLYLTAEKALEYHVIEVIALNIDDLMNKIDGWKVKLDNGREYVLRTKGAVLYHYSGSIRVYVVKTLSDPIINSLVATLGVLMLIFGLLSGHYLVVPLAIGLIILSLIGTGFSINAVSLALLVIGAIALAIELFTPGFGILGFTGIILIALSIALLPMLNPGWLISPSYQASLFWTGISLGIGLGAFTGFILYKVIKAKKQPPKLTTVPKGSVGKAIDDIGPNNPGFVIVEGEYWKAISDEEIHKGDKIVVVGKEGPLLKVRKISDHVEKEK
- a CDS encoding slipin family protein, producing the protein MLPGILFLVIILLIFLAMSIKIVREYERAVIFRLGRLLGAKGPELFFIIPFVDNFIKVDLRVTTIDVPEQQIITKDNVTVGVDAVIYYRVFDPVLAVTRVENYHYAVMMMAQTTLRDIIGQVELDDLLSKREEINKKLQAILDEVTDPWGIKVTAVTLKQVRLPESMLRAMARQAEAERWRRARIIEAQGEKQASVILGEAAKVFEQHPAALRLRELQTLLEIAKEKNLIVISPSTLGAETSLLGTAVALSRKTSGSGGSEE
- a CDS encoding HD domain-containing protein, whose protein sequence is MSNKYSTILPILQNLSKQVMGDDFSHGYPHILRVKKWAQRIIEEEKLRGEIDDFVLETSILLHDIGRVVGEPHAYYSAIFAEGILRWYGVDQLAINKIKNTILYHSYSYSRKNNIKPETIEAYILSDADKLDALGIIGFLRVFHYTWQHKRSLKDTLNHFYEKILNLKELMHFKYSRKKAEELTNRILQLLDMLTNELDVDYFLK
- a CDS encoding ABC transporter ATP-binding protein, yielding MTRVRLENVTKVYGSVVAVDHISFEVESGELFTLLGPSGCGKTTTLRIIAGFEVPEEGKVYFDDEEVTFLKPYLRNTAMVFQNYALWPHMTVYDNVAYGLRIRRRKLRLSEEDIRRKVRWALELVKLEGLENRYPLQLSGGQQQRVALARALVVEPRVLLLDEPLSNLDAKLRIEMREEIKRLQKKLGITTIYVTHDQIEAMSISDRIAVMNKGKLLQYGAPREVYFKPTNLFVADFLGRSNILYGEFLGWENEYALVRIPDLDADILGVSPHKDLPRKVAVVMRPEIMKITESRVPTDNYIIGKIDLVMFLGDRVEVRLSTGKTSLIVYLPNTMYPTIGQELKLVAPKDNVIVIPAVWE